From the genome of Haladaptatus paucihalophilus DX253, one region includes:
- a CDS encoding dipeptide ABC transporter ATP-binding protein gives MTLLDVKDLVVRYDTGDGPIHSVNGVSFTIEDGVNYALSGESASGKSTTAKAILGLLPNHAVIESGTIEFEGRDLRTMTPGERQDLLWEEIAFIPQTAIDALDPMMTVGGQIRQAVQIHRTVSEERASRRTRELFETVGLNPGRTEDYPHQFSDGMRQRVVIAMALALDPKLIIADEPTTGLDVVVQDEIIDNILQIQEETDSSLLLITHDLSVIAETCDEMSMLYGGTVMEQGRIDNLLLNPSHPYTMGLRNAYPALDVEHDGDLVSVPGEPPNLDSKPTGCVFEPRCPFATDTCSETVPDLEKLPYRNHWIACHHVEQSNRMRSEAEDSSTWGGAVEGSRTPDGKVLLEVEGLRKWYERGDSLLGRLPFESIEPSITGLTGNIREWYDRRGDVIKEMFGQEESHVRAVDGVSLSVARGEILGVVGESGCGKSTLGETLALLEEPTVDQFMFDGHSHDYHQENLQSFRRKLQIIFQNPYESLNPRLTVEQLVKEPLTIHEYRLDERETVVEETLEKVGLAPAGRYLDMYPNELSGGERQRVAIAQALVLEPKLLICDEPASMLDVSLQAEVLNLLRGLANTEGIGVLYISHDLTSLSKIADRMAIMYLGKFVERGRTERIVSDPQHPYTEALLEAVPETDPKGNRERITLDRKPALPSRATTGCRFAPRCPKSTDRCWDQELGLTEWTGDHHSAACFHPANDESDEPNRVDQDIGSD, from the coding sequence ATGACACTCCTCGATGTCAAAGACCTCGTGGTGCGGTACGATACGGGTGACGGACCAATCCACAGCGTCAACGGTGTCTCATTCACGATCGAGGACGGTGTCAACTACGCGCTCTCAGGGGAGTCAGCATCGGGCAAATCGACGACTGCGAAGGCGATTCTTGGCCTGTTACCGAACCATGCGGTGATAGAGTCGGGGACAATAGAATTCGAGGGTCGAGATTTACGGACAATGACTCCAGGGGAGCGACAAGACCTTCTCTGGGAGGAAATCGCCTTCATCCCACAGACTGCCATCGACGCGCTCGACCCGATGATGACCGTCGGTGGACAGATACGGCAGGCCGTTCAGATCCACAGGACGGTTTCCGAAGAGCGCGCCAGCCGACGCACTCGCGAGTTGTTCGAAACCGTCGGACTCAACCCCGGCCGGACCGAGGACTACCCCCATCAGTTCTCGGACGGGATGCGCCAACGGGTTGTCATCGCGATGGCGCTCGCACTCGACCCGAAACTCATCATCGCGGACGAGCCGACAACGGGGCTAGACGTCGTCGTCCAGGATGAGATAATCGACAACATCCTCCAGATTCAGGAAGAAACGGACAGTTCGCTACTGTTGATCACCCATGACCTCAGTGTCATCGCGGAGACTTGCGACGAGATGTCGATGCTGTATGGTGGGACGGTCATGGAACAGGGCCGCATCGACAACCTCCTTCTCAACCCGTCGCATCCGTACACGATGGGGCTCAGAAACGCGTATCCGGCCCTTGACGTCGAACACGATGGGGACCTCGTCTCGGTCCCGGGAGAGCCACCGAATCTGGATTCGAAACCGACCGGGTGTGTCTTCGAGCCGCGGTGTCCGTTCGCCACCGACACGTGTTCCGAGACAGTTCCGGACCTCGAGAAACTCCCGTACCGAAACCACTGGATCGCGTGTCATCACGTGGAACAATCGAATCGGATGCGGTCCGAGGCCGAGGACTCCTCGACGTGGGGTGGTGCCGTGGAAGGGTCACGCACGCCGGACGGCAAAGTGTTACTCGAAGTCGAGGGGCTTCGCAAGTGGTACGAGCGCGGGGACTCGTTGCTGGGACGCCTGCCGTTCGAGAGTATCGAACCCTCCATCACAGGACTCACGGGCAATATCCGCGAGTGGTACGACCGACGTGGCGATGTGATCAAAGAGATGTTTGGGCAGGAGGAGTCCCACGTCCGCGCGGTCGACGGCGTCTCGTTGAGCGTCGCGCGCGGCGAAATCCTCGGCGTCGTCGGCGAGTCGGGGTGTGGCAAGTCGACGCTCGGAGAGACGCTTGCACTCTTGGAGGAGCCCACGGTGGACCAGTTCATGTTCGACGGTCACTCACACGACTACCACCAGGAGAACCTCCAGTCGTTCCGGCGGAAGTTACAGATAATTTTTCAGAATCCGTACGAATCACTGAATCCCCGGTTGACGGTCGAACAGCTCGTCAAAGAACCGCTGACTATCCACGAGTATCGACTCGACGAACGTGAGACGGTTGTCGAGGAGACACTCGAAAAGGTGGGACTGGCACCGGCCGGACGGTATCTGGACATGTACCCGAACGAACTCTCGGGGGGCGAGCGCCAGCGCGTGGCAATTGCACAGGCGCTGGTGCTCGAGCCCAAACTGCTCATCTGTGACGAACCCGCCTCGATGCTCGACGTCTCGCTGCAGGCAGAGGTGCTCAATCTCCTTCGTGGGCTAGCCAACACCGAGGGTATCGGTGTGCTGTACATTTCTCACGACCTCACCAGTCTCTCGAAGATCGCCGATCGAATGGCGATCATGTACCTCGGCAAGTTCGTCGAACGCGGACGAACAGAACGAATCGTGAGCGACCCACAACACCCCTACACAGAGGCCCTGCTCGAAGCGGTCCCGGAGACGGACCCGAAAGGGAACCGCGAGCGCATAACTCTCGACAGGAAGCCGGCGCTCCCCTCACGGGCGACCACTGGCTGTCGGTTCGCCCCGCGCTGTCCGAAATCGACCGACCGCTGCTGGGATCAAGAGCTCGGTTTGACCGAGTGGACAGGTGACCATCACTCAGCAGCGTGTTTCCACCCGGCTAACGACGAGTCAGACGAACCGAACCGGGTCGACCAGGATATCGGCAGCGATTGA
- a CDS encoding lamin tail domain-containing protein has product MVDKASHDYLVPSGVTVPPGKTVSFNTESGSNSASKLYWGSRCAVWNNAAKTAQNRAQAEQCAYDVDALGLIDITNESYENPTAHQYTVSTDDVTDELMACTCPHHVHRNAFCKHIAAVETATDDGTHEAFPSEDDNESEPDNCDCAGLGDFPCWPWGIQRGEIKDHHLALRFTTVQHIKYLIQYWTARIERNFLNNTFNGMSK; this is encoded by the coding sequence ATTGTCGATAAGGCTAGTCATGACTATCTTGTCCCGTCCGGAGTCACAGTACCACCAGGAAAAACAGTGTCATTCAATACTGAGAGTGGGTCCAATTCAGCCTCGAAATTATACTGGGGATCCAGGTGTGCTGTCTGGAACAACGCTGCCAAGACGGCACAGAACCGCGCACAGGCCGAACAATGTGCCTATGACGTCGATGCTCTTGGACTCATCGACATCACTAACGAGAGTTACGAGAACCCCACAGCCCACCAGTACACCGTCTCCACCGACGACGTGACCGACGAACTGATGGCCTGCACGTGCCCGCACCACGTCCACCGAAACGCCTTTTGCAAACACATAGCCGCCGTCGAAACCGCAACCGACGATGGGACGCACGAGGCGTTCCCCTCCGAGGACGACAACGAGTCCGAACCCGACAACTGTGACTGCGCTGGTCTCGGTGACTTCCCGTGTTGGCCGTGGGGAATCCAGAGGGGAGAAATCAAAGACCATCACCTTGCACTACGTTTCACAACAGTACAACACATTAAGTATCTGATTCAATATTGGACAGCGAGAATAGAGAGGAACTTTTTAAACAATACCTTCAACGGTATGAGCAAGTAA
- a CDS encoding CNNM domain-containing protein has translation MVDTGTIGRLTAGLILLLGNGYFVTIEFAMTRVRQFTQDEFQGSRGLERAWKMTERLEIFLSGCQLGITICSVGLGVVAEPALAAVVDPLIIALGLEGILGTGEGGHTALAAITSLAIINLLHLTVGEQAPTYLGIERSKQVAKYGAPVLYWWTRIFSPIIRLADWTAKALLSFFGVEMTRSWAEEEIEEGADTRQGLINQMGSTMANMDIPADRREEIINAIAIDHIHASDLMVDRDAIITVSTEESFERNLETIRSHPHTRFPLVGESVDDIIGTIYLPAVVQSQEALEQKESNLADIASPALTVAPDIPISDLIDTFQEADQEIALVIDNGRTAGAITATDAFEAIAGELKDPLDRSK, from the coding sequence ATGGTTGATACGGGTACCATCGGTCGGCTAACAGCTGGCTTGATTCTCCTGCTCGGTAATGGCTATTTTGTCACAATCGAATTCGCGATGACGCGTGTTCGCCAGTTCACACAAGACGAATTCCAAGGGTCACGTGGTCTTGAACGTGCCTGGAAGATGACCGAACGATTGGAAATTTTCCTCTCTGGGTGTCAACTCGGGATTACTATCTGCAGTGTTGGTCTTGGTGTCGTCGCTGAACCCGCACTTGCCGCAGTGGTCGATCCACTCATTATTGCGCTTGGACTCGAAGGAATACTTGGAACGGGTGAGGGTGGACACACAGCGCTTGCGGCAATCACTTCGTTGGCAATCATCAACCTCCTTCATCTTACGGTTGGAGAACAGGCACCGACGTACCTCGGTATCGAACGATCCAAACAAGTCGCAAAATACGGTGCTCCCGTCCTTTACTGGTGGACACGTATCTTCTCGCCAATCATTCGTCTTGCCGATTGGACAGCAAAAGCATTGCTTTCGTTCTTTGGAGTCGAAATGACCCGGTCCTGGGCTGAAGAGGAGATTGAGGAAGGTGCAGACACGCGTCAGGGGTTAATTAATCAGATGGGATCGACCATGGCGAATATGGACATTCCTGCTGATCGACGGGAAGAAATCATCAACGCAATTGCAATCGATCATATCCATGCATCTGATCTTATGGTCGATCGAGATGCAATTATCACGGTGTCAACGGAAGAGTCATTTGAGAGAAATCTCGAAACAATCCGCTCACATCCACATACGCGCTTTCCCCTCGTTGGAGAGAGCGTAGACGACATTATCGGAACAATTTATCTTCCTGCTGTTGTCCAGTCACAGGAGGCACTCGAACAGAAGGAGTCAAACCTTGCTGACATAGCGTCCCCCGCATTGACCGTTGCACCGGATATTCCGATTAGCGACCTAATCGACACGTTCCAAGAAGCAGATCAAGAGATTGCACTTGTAATAGATAATGGTCGAACAGCGGGAGCCATAACTGCAACCGACGCGTTTGAAGCGATTGCTGGTGAACTCAAAGATCCACTCGACAGGTCGAAGTAA
- a CDS encoding nitrite/sulfite reductase — translation MVHKKEKWKREKYGDDIRAKILEFAENGWETIPEDEREAWFCRFKFWGVFHQRTGQESYFMMRLTNCGGILEPGQLRAIGEVARDYATGPAENPEFGNGFVDFTTRQSIQLHWINLEDVPEIWDKLESVGVSTRSAGGDTMRNISGCPVAGKDKHEYVETRGLLDRIQAQLRDDDVLCNMPRKFNISVTGCREGCAQDSINDVALEPARKLVDGTQVKGFNMRAGGGLGGREPRRARSLDIFVTPDDAYQIVRAFVELYHEEGNRQNRRKNRGRFFVDDWGTDAIREELAERVEFPLLHAGTDLRAQYTFNAGRPDERGKHDHVGIHEQADGDYYVGLNVPVGRVTADEAIELADLADEYGSGELRLTRRQNPIIIDVDGARLDDLLAEPLLETHAPEPSPFTQGAMACTGTEFCSLALTETKVRATMMLRWLRDNVDLPDDISQLKIHFSGCTADCGQAMTADIGLQGMRARKNDQMVEAMDVGVGGGIGDGPAFIEWVHQRVPADEVPGLIKNLVEAFAALREEGQTFREWVDATGHESIIELAVAEETSYEDPCLHDAKQSWYPFSTGDGPAPTAPDGTPITSND, via the coding sequence ATGGTTCATAAAAAGGAAAAGTGGAAGCGAGAGAAGTACGGTGACGATATCCGAGCAAAGATACTCGAGTTCGCCGAGAACGGGTGGGAAACCATTCCGGAGGACGAACGTGAGGCGTGGTTCTGCCGGTTCAAATTCTGGGGCGTGTTCCACCAGCGAACCGGACAGGAGAGTTATTTCATGATGCGACTAACCAACTGTGGCGGTATCCTCGAACCGGGACAACTCCGTGCCATCGGTGAGGTCGCACGCGATTACGCAACCGGCCCGGCCGAAAACCCAGAATTCGGGAACGGATTCGTGGATTTCACGACGCGCCAGTCGATTCAACTTCACTGGATAAACCTGGAGGACGTTCCCGAAATCTGGGACAAGCTAGAATCCGTCGGCGTCTCGACCCGCTCGGCTGGCGGGGACACGATGCGGAACATCTCCGGGTGTCCCGTCGCGGGCAAGGACAAACACGAGTACGTCGAAACTCGGGGGCTGCTCGACCGAATTCAGGCGCAGTTACGCGACGACGATGTCCTGTGTAACATGCCGCGAAAGTTCAATATCTCTGTAACCGGATGTCGCGAAGGTTGTGCACAGGACTCTATCAACGACGTTGCGCTTGAACCCGCTCGAAAACTTGTCGACGGGACGCAGGTCAAGGGATTTAATATGCGAGCGGGGGGCGGTCTCGGTGGGCGCGAACCCCGTCGTGCCCGCTCGCTGGACATTTTTGTCACGCCCGACGACGCCTACCAAATTGTTCGTGCTTTCGTCGAACTGTACCACGAAGAAGGAAACCGCCAAAACCGGCGGAAGAATCGAGGCCGGTTCTTCGTCGATGACTGGGGGACAGACGCCATCCGCGAAGAACTCGCCGAACGGGTCGAGTTCCCGCTTCTCCACGCAGGAACGGATTTACGCGCCCAGTATACGTTCAACGCTGGGAGACCCGATGAACGGGGAAAACACGACCACGTTGGCATTCACGAACAGGCAGACGGTGATTACTACGTCGGTCTGAACGTCCCCGTCGGCCGCGTTACCGCCGACGAGGCCATCGAACTCGCCGATCTCGCGGACGAGTACGGTAGCGGCGAACTCAGGCTTACCCGCCGACAGAATCCAATCATCATCGACGTGGACGGTGCGCGACTTGACGACCTGCTCGCCGAACCACTGTTGGAAACCCACGCACCCGAACCGTCTCCGTTCACTCAAGGGGCGATGGCATGTACGGGGACCGAGTTCTGCTCGCTTGCGCTTACCGAGACGAAGGTAAGGGCGACAATGATGCTTCGCTGGCTTAGGGACAACGTCGACCTCCCGGACGACATCTCCCAACTGAAGATTCATTTCTCGGGGTGCACCGCAGACTGCGGGCAAGCGATGACTGCCGATATAGGTTTGCAGGGGATGCGTGCTCGCAAGAACGACCAGATGGTCGAGGCGATGGACGTCGGCGTCGGCGGCGGTATCGGCGACGGACCGGCGTTCATTGAATGGGTTCACCAACGAGTTCCGGCCGACGAAGTTCCGGGACTCATCAAGAACCTCGTCGAAGCTTTCGCCGCGCTCCGGGAAGAGGGACAGACATTCCGTGAATGGGTGGACGCGACCGGCCATGAGTCGATCATCGAACTGGCCGTCGCCGAGGAAACCAGCTACGAAGACCCCTGCCTCCATGATGCGAAACAGTCGTGGTACCCGTTCTCGACTGGCGATGGCCCCGCACCGACCGCTCCCGACGGCACCCCCATTACGAGCAATGACTGA
- a CDS encoding molybdopterin-dependent oxidoreductase, which translates to MRNTVPTTCMRCAVGCGHINQSLDVGYGIDIVRGDVTHPVNQGLACQRGIRESKSPEGKWLTRPLIREGDRLLPTTWDVALGRVVEQFTLTVERDPDGLAVLGSGQQTNEAAYVLGKLARGGFGTRYYDANTTLCMASAVTAYYDAFGSDAPPCTYDDIPDARTHLVWGANPAVADTHVSPAPGGDLALARAVLARLVERDAIDDAFIATVTTGFDALRAELPTAEDGAATAGVDLDTVDELVDSIADPTLLYWGMGINQSTQGTATAGALIDLCLATGNLGPGTGPFSLTGQANSMGTRVCSSKGTWPGHRSFDDPNERAVVAEAWNVPAERLPKDSGPGPVGIVEAIDGGPVEAVWTVATNPVAGLPNSSAVRDRLNEAFLVVQDAFRTETVELADVVLPAATWGESDGTTMNMERRVSRVRSVMDTPTGVRTDLDIITAIAEGMVPGLMERPDPRTVFEELAEITAGTSADLSGIGYPRLEEEKAVHWPAPDPKSSGGYRYYDDGNWSFETASGRARFSTGTHRGVPEPTNEEYPLTLTTARTADGYNTGVRSRSLDPSSPTARIHPETLECLGIDGTDAIFASRRSEVPVRIDPDSAVPRDVVWLPVHHPRTNELTLPDRDPRSDEPNYKQCAVRLVPGSPDRTAAAGAEVASDD; encoded by the coding sequence ATGAGAAACACCGTCCCGACGACGTGCATGCGCTGTGCGGTCGGCTGCGGACACATCAACCAGAGTCTCGACGTCGGCTACGGTATCGACATCGTTCGTGGCGACGTTACTCATCCAGTGAATCAGGGACTCGCCTGTCAGCGTGGCATCAGGGAGAGCAAATCTCCTGAGGGAAAATGGCTGACGCGCCCGCTGATTCGTGAAGGTGATCGACTTCTCCCGACGACGTGGGACGTCGCCCTCGGCCGCGTGGTGGAACAGTTCACGTTGACCGTCGAACGCGACCCGGACGGCCTCGCCGTCCTCGGGAGCGGACAGCAGACGAACGAGGCCGCGTACGTCCTCGGGAAACTGGCTCGTGGCGGATTCGGTACCCGTTACTATGATGCCAACACGACACTCTGTATGGCCAGCGCGGTGACGGCCTACTACGACGCGTTCGGGAGCGACGCGCCACCATGCACGTACGACGACATTCCTGATGCACGCACCCACCTCGTCTGGGGAGCGAACCCCGCTGTCGCCGACACGCACGTTTCGCCCGCCCCCGGCGGTGACCTCGCCCTCGCTCGCGCGGTGTTGGCCCGCCTTGTCGAACGGGACGCGATAGATGACGCGTTCATCGCCACAGTGACAACCGGTTTCGATGCACTCCGCGCCGAACTCCCGACCGCGGAGGACGGAGCGGCAACGGCTGGTGTTGATCTCGACACAGTCGACGAACTGGTCGACTCGATCGCCGACCCGACGCTGCTCTACTGGGGGATGGGCATCAATCAGAGCACGCAAGGAACAGCGACTGCGGGCGCCCTGATAGACCTCTGTCTCGCAACCGGAAACCTCGGTCCCGGAACGGGGCCGTTCTCTCTGACCGGACAGGCGAACTCCATGGGAACGCGCGTCTGTTCGTCCAAGGGTACGTGGCCTGGCCATCGGTCGTTCGACGATCCGAATGAACGCGCGGTCGTCGCGGAAGCGTGGAATGTTCCCGCGGAGCGATTGCCCAAAGATTCCGGACCCGGACCGGTCGGAATCGTCGAGGCCATCGACGGCGGTCCGGTCGAGGCGGTCTGGACGGTCGCGACGAATCCCGTCGCCGGGTTGCCCAACTCGTCCGCGGTCCGCGACCGACTCAACGAGGCGTTCCTCGTCGTGCAGGACGCCTTCCGCACTGAGACCGTCGAACTGGCCGACGTCGTCCTTCCCGCCGCGACGTGGGGCGAGTCGGACGGGACGACGATGAACATGGAACGACGCGTCTCCCGCGTTCGGTCCGTGATGGACACACCGACCGGTGTCCGAACCGACCTCGACATAATCACCGCCATCGCCGAAGGGATGGTCCCCGGACTGATGGAACGACCCGACCCGCGGACCGTCTTCGAGGAGCTGGCCGAGATCACGGCAGGCACATCTGCGGACCTCTCCGGAATCGGCTACCCTCGCCTCGAAGAGGAGAAGGCCGTTCATTGGCCCGCGCCCGATCCGAAATCGAGCGGTGGCTACCGGTACTACGACGACGGGAACTGGTCATTCGAGACGGCATCTGGTCGCGCTCGATTTTCGACTGGGACTCATCGAGGCGTCCCGGAGCCCACGAACGAAGAGTACCCTCTCACGCTTACGACGGCACGAACCGCGGACGGGTACAACACTGGCGTCCGCTCCCGCTCCCTTGACCCGTCTAGTCCGACCGCGCGGATCCATCCGGAAACGCTCGAATGCCTCGGTATTGACGGAACGGATGCCATCTTCGCGTCCCGACGAAGCGAGGTTCCGGTTCGAATCGATCCGGATTCGGCGGTTCCACGGGATGTCGTCTGGCTCCCGGTTCACCATCCACGGACGAACGAACTGACGCTTCCCGACAGGGACCCGCGGTCCGACGAACCGAACTACAAGCAGTGTGCGGTGCGACTCGTGCCGGGTTCGCCCGACCGAACCGCGGCCGCCGGAGCGGAGGTGGCGAGCGATGACTAA
- a CDS encoding MFS transporter — MTNKVEQLLIATVGFFWAFLMWFSTAAFSTSIGDFYGLTTGQLALLASSAIWLAPPGRVVAGWAADRLGAHNTFAIILAYSGVVSIASSFAASYEILFIERLVVASAGISFVVGIQHVAQWFDEHEIGTAEGLYAGTGNVGAGVGALVLPRLYGTHFGDAFLHLGIGALVIAAVYKWRGQPAKDQAMAEAARSNTSFSDMMYVWTRYVAIGLMLAYAMSFGLEIAMNSWLPTYYTDGFDESIRQLGFTDTASIQVAAGTFAAVQSFNASLWRPFSGYMSDLWQRKGWTPYPILEKDQPFSPRIHWLLTALILISILMIALTAVGLLPLSVVVLACSGIAVSFGTGGVFAIVPLVFPDRPGTASGFIGGISTMGGIVYPLMFGFMPNIHTGYAFIAVVFFVPIMLFYLWAMHSQKGIGDHGIGSRERWLGKKRTSGASTGGDDW, encoded by the coding sequence ATGACTAACAAGGTCGAACAGCTGTTAATCGCGACCGTCGGGTTCTTCTGGGCGTTCCTGATGTGGTTCTCGACCGCCGCGTTCAGCACGAGCATCGGGGATTTCTACGGTCTCACCACCGGCCAACTCGCCCTGCTTGCCAGTTCGGCCATTTGGCTCGCGCCGCCCGGCCGCGTCGTCGCCGGGTGGGCGGCTGACCGGCTCGGCGCGCACAACACCTTCGCCATCATCCTCGCGTACTCCGGCGTGGTAAGCATCGCGTCCTCGTTCGCCGCGAGCTACGAGATTTTGTTCATCGAACGACTCGTCGTCGCCTCGGCGGGAATCAGCTTCGTCGTCGGCATCCAGCACGTCGCACAGTGGTTCGACGAACACGAAATCGGCACGGCAGAGGGGTTGTATGCTGGAACCGGAAATGTGGGTGCAGGCGTCGGCGCGCTGGTACTCCCGCGGCTCTACGGAACGCACTTCGGCGACGCTTTCCTCCATCTCGGGATCGGCGCGCTCGTCATTGCGGCCGTCTATAAGTGGCGTGGTCAACCGGCAAAGGACCAGGCGATGGCCGAAGCCGCACGGAGCAATACGTCTTTCAGCGACATGATGTATGTTTGGACGCGGTACGTCGCCATCGGGCTCATGCTCGCCTACGCGATGTCCTTTGGATTGGAAATCGCGATGAACTCGTGGCTACCCACGTACTACACGGATGGTTTCGACGAGTCCATTCGACAACTCGGATTCACCGATACGGCGTCCATCCAGGTCGCGGCCGGAACGTTCGCCGCCGTCCAGTCGTTCAACGCGTCGCTGTGGCGGCCGTTCTCGGGATACATGTCCGACCTCTGGCAGCGAAAGGGGTGGACGCCGTACCCCATCCTCGAGAAAGACCAACCATTCTCGCCGCGTATTCACTGGCTACTCACCGCGCTTATACTCATCTCGATACTAATGATCGCTCTCACCGCCGTGGGCCTCCTTCCGTTATCGGTTGTCGTCTTGGCTTGCTCCGGAATCGCAGTGAGTTTCGGTACCGGTGGCGTGTTCGCCATCGTTCCGCTCGTTTTCCCTGACCGACCGGGGACGGCGTCCGGGTTCATCGGCGGCATCTCCACGATGGGCGGCATCGTCTACCCGCTCATGTTTGGCTTCATGCCCAACATTCACACGGGGTACGCCTTCATCGCCGTCGTGTTCTTCGTTCCCATCATGCTGTTTTACCTGTGGGCGATGCACTCACAGAAGGGAATCGGCGACCACGGCATTGGTTCGAGGGAACGCTGGCTCGGCAAGAAACGGACATCCGGTGCATCGACAGGAGGTGATGACTGGTGA